One genomic window of Wolbachia endosymbiont (group B) of Eucosma cana includes the following:
- a CDS encoding DNA-directed RNA polymerase subunit beta/beta', protein MVDSSYMCASSPFVPRVSYSRSIDLKDSLLDLVKVQKGSYNSFTPNNESNERLEAIFHTIFPISDPLHRATIEFLNCRVDDLKYSESECIKRGITFSAQVIASIRLVIMQDGVSLEKYQEIKEYDDHSKLATVIKSAEEQEVRFCELPMMTDKGTFIINGVEKVIVSQMHRSPGVFFDSDKGKTYNSGKLIYSARVIPYRGSWLDIEFDVKDHLYFRIDRKRKLPISVLLKALGLSNNDILNKFYEKIEYIKHKSGWKVPFFPDKFKGVRLPFDLKNVEGNVLLKANVRITSKLAKNLYDNGLKEYLIPYDSICGLFLAEDLIDSASSTKILSAGESIKLEDIKKLELLSIDKISVLNIDNVSVGPYILNTLFLDENMSYENALYEIYKVLRPGEVPVLKIVEEFFRNLFFSPEYYDLSNIGRLKLNSCLGLNYEENLTTLTHEDIIEIIRKIVLLRDGQGSVDDIDHLANRRVRSVGEFIENQFRTGLLKLGRAVVDSMSTSSLDKVSPSDFINPKVLTNVLRDFFNSSQLSQFMDQTNPLSEITHKRRLSALGPGGLTRERAGFEVRDVHPTHYGRICPIETPEGQNIGLINSLAIYARINKYGFIESPYRKVVNKVVTDQIEYLSAIDEGLYYIADTSAKLDENNCFVDDMLYCRYAGTFVMVNSNQVSYIDLSPKQVISVAASLIPFLENDDANRALMGSNMQRQAVPLLKPTAPLVATGMESFVASGSGAVVLAKRGGIVDSSDSNSIVIRAFDKGGINYLDVDIYHLRKFQRSNHNTCINQKPLVHVGDCVKEGDVIADGPAINNGELALGQNLLVAFMSWQGYNFEDSIIISSEVVKKDLFTSIHIEEFECVVHDTPLGSEKITRAIPGVNEENLYHLDDSGIVKVGTRVGPGYILVGKVTPKHSLSLPPETKLLMTIFGEKSFDCVDSSLYTSPDIEGIVIDVQVFTRRGEEENERAFLIKQKEANDFEKERDHIINVINQYFYDELRKILINSGSQDRESINFIEREGWWDIGLKNQSISKQVESLKKDFDEKVSHAITNFKRKVEKLHEGYDLPQGVSMSVKVFIAVKHSLQPGDKMAGRHGNKGVISRVVPVEDMPYLEDGTPIDIILNPLGVPSRMNVGQILETHVGWACKKLGEKVGNILDEINKIKRAFCEAIRSLSDDDFEKFAALYLDNKKFEDINDDEITASILDTPNKDELNNELTTLVENYFNSCKDAHSSLRHFLIEVYSCGSNLSICNNIRDINDNHLIEFAYKLRDGIPVTAPVFEGPKDEQIVKLFELAGLDNSGQVVLYDGCSGEKFDRKVTVGYMYMLKLHHLVDGKIHARSVGPYSLVTQQPLGGKSHFGGQRFGEMECWALQAYGAAYTLQEMLTVKSDDINGRVKIYESVIKGDSNFECGIPESFNVMIKELRSLCFNVDLKQNDIVIEDISHTNIAQSFNEVSISIASPESIKRMSYGEITDVSTANYRTFKVEKGGLFCPKIFGPVNDDECLCGKYKKRRHRGRICEKCGVEVTSSKVRRERMGHIELASPVAHIWFLKSLPSRIGALLDMSLRDIESILYSDNYVVIDPLVSSFEKGEIISEKAYNEAKDSYGVDSFIAMQGVEAIRELLTRLDLHEIRKNLRQELESVASEIRRKKIIKRLRIVENFIKSGNRPEWMILTAIPILPPDLRPLVSLESGRPAVSDLNHHYRTIINRNNRLRKLLSLNPPEIMIRNEKRMLQEAVDSLFDNSRRNALVNKAGATGYKKSISDMLKGKQGRFRQNLLGKRVDYSGRSVIVVGPTLKLNQCGLPKRMALELFKPFVYSRLKIYGMAPTIKYASKLIRAEKPEVWDMLEAVIKEHPVLLNRAPTLHRLGIQAFEPVLIEGKAIQLHPLVCTAFNADFDGDQMAVHVPISLEAQLEARVLMMSINNVLSPSNGRPIIVPSKDIVLGIYYLTLQQLKEDDLLLFCAFCEVEHSLNNGTLHIHSRIKYKMEYINSDGNIQYKTICTTPGRLILWQIFPKHENLSFDLINQVLTVKEITSIVDLVYRSCGQSATVIFSDKLMTLGFEYATFSGTSFSRCDMVIPETKATHVNYTRGEIKKFSAQYQDGLITKSERYNKVIDEWSKCTDIIANDMLKAISVYDENSKYNSIYMMVSSGARGSTSQMKQLAGMRGLMTKPSGEIIETPIISNFREGLNVFEYFNSTHGARKGLADTALKTANSGYLTRRLVDVSQNCIVIKHDCKTKNGLIVRAIVEGSTIVASLESVVLGRTAANDIYNPVTKELLLKAGELIDEDKVKQINIAGLDAIKIRSPLTCEISPGVCSLCYGRDLATGKIVSIGEAVGVIAAQSVGEPGTQLTMRTFHIGGVMTRGIESSNIIASINARIKLNNSNIIIDKNGNKVVISRSCEVILIDSLGSEKLKHSVPYGAKLYVNEGELVKIGDKVAEWDPYTLPIITEKSGTISYQDLKDGISITEVMDESTGISNRVVKDWKLHSGVANLRPRIALLDDNEKVITLSSGVEACYFIPVGAVLNVQDGQKVHAGDVITRTPRESVKTRDITGGLPRVIELFEARRPKEHAIVSEIDGYVTFSEKDRRGKRSIVIKPVDEQASPVEYLVSRSKHVIVNEGDFVRKGGLLMDGDPDLHDILRVLGLEALAHYVISEIQQVYRLQGVRIDNKHLEVILKQMLQKVEITDPGDTMYLIGENIDRLEIDRENDAMNNSGKRPAHYLPILQGITRASLETNSFISAASFQETTKVLTEAAFCGKSDPLSGLKENVIVGRLIPAGTGLIMNKVKAFSLCENIDKYEKYFDIETYDEKLLSDNSYQLHSDEEESVVASHYDQSS, encoded by the coding sequence ATGGTTGATTCTTCTTATATGTGTGCTTCTAGTCCTTTTGTTCCTAGAGTTTCTTATTCCAGGTCGATTGATTTAAAAGATTCTTTGTTGGATTTGGTTAAAGTCCAAAAGGGGTCATATAATTCCTTTACTCCTAATAATGAGAGTAATGAAAGACTTGAAGCTATCTTTCATACAATTTTTCCAATATCTGATCCTTTGCATAGGGCTACTATCGAATTTTTGAATTGTAGGGTAGATGATCTTAAGTATAGTGAATCTGAATGTATAAAACGTGGTATAACTTTTTCTGCTCAGGTTATTGCTTCTATACGTCTTGTTATTATGCAGGATGGTGTTTCTCTTGAAAAATATCAAGAGATTAAAGAATATGATGATCATTCTAAGCTTGCAACTGTTATAAAATCTGCTGAAGAGCAGGAGGTTCGCTTTTGTGAACTGCCTATGATGACTGATAAAGGTACTTTCATCATCAATGGCGTAGAGAAAGTTATCGTTTCACAAATGCATAGATCTCCTGGAGTGTTTTTTGATAGTGATAAGGGAAAAACTTACAATTCTGGCAAATTGATCTATTCTGCTAGAGTTATTCCTTATAGAGGTTCTTGGCTTGATATTGAGTTTGATGTTAAAGATCATTTGTATTTTCGTATTGATAGAAAGAGAAAGTTGCCAATATCAGTTTTATTAAAGGCTTTAGGCTTATCAAATAATGACATACTTAATAAATTTTATGAAAAAATAGAGTATATAAAACATAAAAGTGGCTGGAAAGTACCTTTTTTCCCTGATAAATTCAAGGGAGTGAGGCTTCCTTTTGATTTAAAGAATGTTGAAGGTAATGTGTTACTTAAAGCTAATGTTCGTATTACTTCAAAATTAGCTAAAAATCTATATGATAACGGGTTGAAAGAGTATCTAATTCCTTATGATTCTATATGTGGTTTATTTCTTGCAGAAGATTTAATAGATAGTGCTAGTTCTACAAAAATCTTATCTGCTGGTGAATCTATAAAATTAGAGGATATAAAAAAGCTTGAATTATTATCTATAGATAAAATATCAGTGTTGAACATAGATAATGTTTCTGTTGGACCTTACATATTAAACACACTTTTCTTAGATGAAAACATGTCTTATGAGAACGCTCTATATGAAATATATAAGGTTTTGCGTCCAGGTGAAGTTCCTGTTTTAAAGATAGTAGAGGAGTTTTTTCGTAATCTTTTCTTCAGTCCGGAATATTATGATTTGTCTAACATTGGTAGATTGAAACTTAACTCTTGCCTTGGGTTAAATTATGAGGAAAATTTAACTACTTTAACACATGAAGACATTATTGAAATTATAAGAAAAATAGTATTGTTACGTGATGGTCAAGGATCTGTAGATGATATTGATCATTTAGCAAATAGAAGAGTCCGTTCAGTTGGAGAGTTTATAGAAAATCAATTTAGAACTGGATTATTAAAATTGGGACGGGCAGTAGTTGATTCTATGTCTACTTCTAGTTTAGATAAAGTCTCTCCATCTGATTTTATAAATCCAAAAGTGTTAACCAATGTCTTAAGAGATTTTTTCAACTCTTCCCAATTATCTCAATTTATGGATCAGACTAATCCATTATCTGAAATAACACATAAAAGAAGGTTGTCAGCTTTAGGTCCTGGTGGTTTAACAAGAGAGAGGGCGGGATTTGAAGTGCGTGATGTTCATCCAACTCATTACGGAAGAATTTGCCCTATTGAAACTCCTGAGGGGCAGAATATAGGCTTAATTAACAGCTTAGCTATATACGCTCGTATTAATAAATATGGGTTCATTGAAAGTCCTTATAGGAAAGTAGTTAATAAGGTTGTTACTGATCAAATTGAGTATCTGTCTGCTATAGATGAAGGTTTATATTATATAGCCGATACCAGCGCAAAGCTTGATGAGAACAACTGCTTTGTTGATGATATGTTATACTGTAGGTATGCTGGTACCTTTGTAATGGTAAATAGTAATCAAGTAAGTTACATTGATTTATCTCCTAAGCAGGTAATATCGGTTGCTGCTTCTTTAATTCCATTTTTAGAAAATGATGATGCTAATAGAGCGTTAATGGGTTCAAATATGCAGCGTCAAGCTGTACCTTTATTGAAGCCTACTGCTCCTTTGGTTGCTACTGGCATGGAGTCTTTCGTAGCTTCTGGCTCTGGTGCTGTAGTTTTAGCAAAACGTGGTGGCATAGTTGACAGCTCAGATAGTAACTCTATAGTTATACGTGCTTTTGACAAAGGAGGAATTAACTACTTGGATGTAGATATTTATCATCTAAGAAAATTTCAGCGTTCTAACCATAATACTTGTATTAACCAGAAACCACTGGTGCATGTAGGTGATTGTGTTAAGGAAGGTGATGTGATAGCTGATGGTCCTGCTATTAATAACGGTGAATTGGCACTTGGCCAAAACTTGCTAGTCGCTTTTATGTCTTGGCAAGGTTATAATTTTGAAGACTCAATCATTATTTCTAGTGAAGTTGTTAAAAAAGATCTATTTACTTCTATTCATATAGAAGAATTTGAATGTGTTGTACATGACACTCCTTTAGGGTCGGAAAAAATAACTCGTGCCATACCCGGTGTTAATGAAGAAAATCTTTATCACTTGGATGATAGTGGTATAGTAAAGGTTGGTACAAGAGTTGGTCCAGGTTATATTTTGGTGGGGAAAGTTACACCTAAGCATTCTCTTTCATTGCCTCCTGAGACAAAATTGTTAATGACAATTTTTGGTGAAAAGTCATTCGATTGTGTGGATTCCTCTTTATATACATCTCCAGATATTGAAGGGATAGTGATTGATGTGCAGGTCTTTACACGCAGAGGGGAAGAAGAAAACGAAAGGGCGTTTCTTATTAAGCAAAAAGAGGCAAACGACTTTGAGAAAGAACGAGACCATATAATCAATGTTATTAATCAATATTTCTATGATGAATTAAGAAAAATTCTTATTAATTCTGGCTCTCAAGATCGAGAAAGTATTAATTTTATTGAACGTGAGGGATGGTGGGATATAGGATTGAAAAACCAATCTATTTCTAAGCAAGTTGAGAGCTTAAAAAAAGATTTTGATGAAAAAGTATCACATGCAATAACAAACTTTAAGCGAAAAGTAGAAAAATTGCATGAAGGTTATGATCTGCCTCAAGGTGTGTCGATGTCAGTAAAAGTTTTTATTGCTGTAAAACATAGTTTGCAGCCAGGGGATAAAATGGCTGGTAGACATGGAAATAAAGGTGTGATTTCTCGAGTTGTTCCAGTAGAAGATATGCCTTATTTAGAAGATGGTACTCCTATTGATATTATTCTTAACCCTCTTGGCGTTCCTTCGCGAATGAATGTAGGTCAAATATTGGAAACGCATGTAGGTTGGGCTTGTAAAAAATTAGGAGAAAAAGTAGGCAATATTCTTGATGAGATCAATAAAATCAAACGTGCTTTTTGTGAGGCAATTAGATCTCTCAGTGATGATGATTTTGAAAAATTTGCAGCATTATATCTTGATAATAAAAAATTTGAGGATATTAATGATGATGAAATAACGGCTTCTATTTTAGATACGCCTAATAAGGATGAATTAAATAATGAATTGACTACATTAGTAGAGAATTATTTCAACTCTTGTAAAGATGCACACAGTAGTTTACGTCACTTCCTGATTGAGGTTTATAGTTGTGGCAGTAATTTATCTATTTGTAATAACATTCGCGATATTAATGATAATCACCTCATTGAATTTGCGTATAAGTTGCGTGATGGCATTCCTGTTACTGCACCTGTATTTGAAGGTCCAAAAGATGAACAAATAGTAAAGCTATTTGAACTTGCTGGATTGGATAACTCTGGGCAAGTTGTATTATATGATGGTTGTTCGGGTGAGAAGTTTGATCGCAAAGTTACAGTTGGTTACATGTACATGCTTAAGTTGCATCACTTAGTAGATGGTAAAATTCATGCGCGTTCAGTAGGACCTTATAGTTTGGTTACTCAACAACCTCTTGGAGGAAAGTCTCATTTTGGTGGTCAGCGTTTTGGTGAAATGGAATGTTGGGCATTGCAAGCCTACGGTGCTGCTTACACTTTGCAGGAAATGTTAACTGTGAAGTCTGATGACATTAATGGCAGGGTTAAGATTTATGAATCGGTAATAAAAGGTGACAGTAACTTTGAATGTGGAATTCCTGAATCCTTTAATGTCATGATAAAAGAGTTGCGTTCCTTGTGTTTTAATGTGGATTTGAAGCAAAATGACATAGTAATTGAAGATATATCTCACACTAATATCGCACAATCTTTTAATGAGGTTAGCATTTCCATTGCTAGCCCTGAAAGTATTAAACGTATGTCTTATGGAGAGATAACAGATGTTTCAACTGCAAACTACCGTACATTCAAAGTTGAGAAAGGTGGATTATTTTGTCCTAAAATTTTTGGTCCTGTCAATGATGATGAATGTTTATGTGGAAAGTACAAAAAAAGAAGACATAGGGGCCGTATATGCGAAAAATGTGGAGTAGAAGTTACATCTTCTAAAGTAAGAAGAGAAAGAATGGGTCATATAGAGCTTGCATCTCCTGTTGCTCATATATGGTTTTTGAAGTCACTTCCTTCAAGAATTGGAGCATTATTAGATATGTCTCTTAGAGATATCGAAAGTATTTTATATAGTGATAATTATGTTGTAATAGATCCTCTTGTTTCCTCTTTTGAAAAAGGTGAAATTATTAGTGAGAAAGCTTATAATGAAGCTAAAGATAGCTATGGGGTCGATAGCTTTATAGCTATGCAAGGTGTTGAAGCTATAAGAGAATTGCTAACACGCCTTGATTTACATGAAATTAGGAAGAATTTAAGACAGGAGTTAGAATCTGTTGCTTCTGAAATAAGAAGAAAGAAAATTATAAAGAGATTACGTATTGTTGAAAATTTTATCAAGTCTGGAAACAGACCTGAGTGGATGATACTTACAGCTATACCTATTTTACCACCTGATTTGCGTCCCTTGGTATCGCTTGAAAGTGGTCGACCTGCAGTTTCTGATTTAAATCATCATTATAGAACTATTATTAATAGGAATAATAGATTGAGAAAATTATTAAGTTTAAATCCTCCTGAGATTATGATTCGTAATGAGAAAAGAATGTTACAAGAGGCAGTTGATTCTCTTTTTGATAATAGTCGTCGTAATGCTCTGGTAAATAAAGCTGGCGCTACTGGATATAAAAAATCTATTAGCGATATGCTGAAAGGAAAGCAAGGTCGTTTCCGTCAGAATCTTTTAGGAAAAAGGGTAGACTACTCTGGACGTTCTGTAATAGTTGTTGGTCCAACTTTGAAACTAAATCAGTGTGGATTACCGAAAAGAATGGCTCTTGAGTTATTCAAACCTTTTGTTTACTCAAGACTTAAAATATATGGAATGGCTCCAACTATAAAATATGCTAGCAAGTTAATAAGAGCAGAAAAGCCAGAAGTCTGGGATATGCTTGAAGCAGTAATAAAAGAGCATCCTGTTTTGCTAAATAGAGCGCCTACGCTACACAGGCTTGGTATTCAGGCTTTTGAGCCAGTCCTTATTGAAGGTAAAGCAATACAGCTTCATCCACTTGTTTGTACAGCATTTAACGCTGACTTTGATGGTGATCAAATGGCAGTACATGTGCCAATTTCATTGGAAGCTCAACTTGAAGCTAGAGTGTTGATGATGTCAATTAATAACGTTTTAAGTCCTTCTAATGGAAGACCGATTATAGTTCCTAGTAAAGATATAGTGCTTGGTATATACTACCTAACTTTACAGCAACTTAAGGAGGATGATTTACTACTTTTTTGTGCTTTTTGTGAAGTTGAGCATTCCTTAAACAACGGTACTCTACATATTCATTCTCGTATAAAGTACAAAATGGAATACATCAATAGCGATGGAAACATTCAGTATAAAACTATTTGTACAACTCCTGGACGTTTAATATTATGGCAGATTTTTCCTAAACATGAGAATCTAAGCTTCGATTTAATAAATCAGGTATTAACAGTTAAGGAAATAACTAGTATAGTTGATTTAGTATATCGTAGCTGCGGTCAAAGTGCTACAGTGATATTTTCTGATAAATTGATGACACTTGGCTTTGAGTATGCTACATTTTCTGGTACTTCTTTTAGTCGTTGCGATATGGTCATACCTGAAACTAAAGCTACACACGTTAACTATACAAGGGGTGAAATTAAGAAATTCTCTGCACAGTATCAAGACGGGCTAATCACTAAAAGTGAAAGGTATAATAAAGTTATAGATGAGTGGTCTAAGTGCACAGATATAATAGCGAATGATATGTTAAAAGCGATATCTGTGTATGATGAAAATAGTAAGTACAATTCAATATATATGATGGTTAGCTCCGGTGCAAGAGGTTCTACTTCCCAGATGAAGCAGTTAGCAGGAATGCGAGGGTTAATGACCAAACCTTCTGGTGAAATTATAGAAACACCTATAATTTCTAATTTTCGCGAAGGATTGAATGTATTTGAATACTTTAATTCTACTCACGGAGCGCGTAAAGGTTTAGCTGATACTGCACTTAAAACTGCAAACTCTGGATACTTAACTCGTCGCTTGGTTGATGTATCTCAAAATTGCATAGTTATAAAACATGACTGTAAAACGAAAAATGGCCTTATTGTAAGAGCTATAGTTGAAGGGAGTACTATAGTTGCATCTCTAGAGAGTGTTGTACTGGGTAGAACAGCTGCAAATGATATATATAACCCAGTAACCAAAGAGTTATTATTAAAAGCAGGGGAATTAATTGATGAAGATAAAGTAAAGCAAATCAACATTGCAGGTCTTGATGCTATAAAAATTAGATCGCCTTTAACTTGTGAAATAAGTCCTGGTGTGTGTTCTTTGTGTTATGGAAGAGACCTTGCAACTGGTAAAATTGTTTCAATAGGTGAAGCAGTTGGTGTTATCGCTGCTCAATCTGTTGGAGAGCCAGGTACTCAGTTAACGATGCGTACTTTCCATATAGGTGGAGTAATGACTAGAGGTATTGAATCCTCAAATATTATAGCTTCTATTAACGCTAGAATAAAATTAAACAACAGTAATATAATTATAGATAAAAACGGAAATAAAGTTGTTATAAGCCGTTCCTGTGAAGTCATCTTAATTGATAGCCTTGGTAGTGAAAAATTGAAGCACAGTGTGCCTTATGGTGCTAAACTTTATGTAAATGAAGGTGAGTTAGTAAAAATTGGTGATAAAGTTGCGGAATGGGATCCGTATACACTACCTATTATTACGGAAAAGAGTGGTACAATATCTTACCAGGATTTAAAAGATGGAATTTCGATCACTGAAGTGATGGATGAATCTACAGGAATATCAAATAGAGTAGTAAAAGATTGGAAATTGCACTCTGGTGTAGCTAATTTACGTCCTCGTATTGCACTGCTTGATGATAATGAAAAAGTAATAACACTTTCAAGTGGTGTGGAAGCATGTTACTTTATACCAGTTGGTGCAGTGCTTAATGTACAGGATGGCCAAAAGGTTCATGCAGGTGATGTTATCACAAGAACGCCAAGAGAGTCAGTTAAAACTCGTGATATTACTGGTGGTTTACCAAGGGTGATAGAGTTATTTGAAGCACGTCGTCCTAAAGAGCATGCTATCGTTAGTGAAATAGACGGTTATGTAACGTTCTCTGAAAAAGATCGTAGAGGAAAACGTAGTATAGTAATTAAACCTGTAGATGAGCAAGCTTCTCCAGTTGAGTATTTAGTATCAAGAAGTAAGCATGTAATAGTCAATGAAGGTGATTTTGTGCGTAAAGGTGGTTTATTGATGGATGGCGATCCTGATCTTCATGATATTTTACGTGTGCTTGGGTTAGAAGCGTTAGCACACTATGTGATTTCTGAAATACAGCAAGTTTATAGATTGCAAGGTGTGCGCATAGATAACAAGCATTTAGAAGTGATCTTAAAGCAAATGCTACAAAAAGTAGAAATTACCGATCCTGGTGATACTATGTACTTAATTGGAGAAAATATCGACAGGCTGGAAATTGATAGAGAAAATGATGCTATGAATAACTCTGGAAAACGACCTGCTCATTATCTTCCTATTCTGCAGGGAATTACTAGAGCAAGCCTTGAAACTAATTCCTTTATTTCTGCTGCCTCTTTCCAAGAAACAACAAAAGTACTTACGGAAGCAGCATTTTGCGGAAAGAGTGATCCTTTGAGTGGGTTAAAAGAAAATGTTATAGTAGGAAGGTTAATTCCTGCTGGTACGGGTCTGATTATGAATAAGGTGAAAGCATTTTCGCTTTGTGAAAATATAGATAAATATGAAAAATATTTTGATATTGAGACTTATGACGAAAAATTGCTGAGTGATAATAGTTATCAATTACATTCTGATGAAGAAGAGAGTGTGGTGGCATCGCACTATGATCAGTCAAGTTGA